A stretch of the Takifugu flavidus isolate HTHZ2018 chromosome 1, ASM371156v2, whole genome shotgun sequence genome encodes the following:
- the si:ch211-250n8.1 gene encoding uncharacterized protein si:ch211-250n8.1 isoform X2: protein MNAPVRLNMAPKDPLLGTLKVCVLNLQADGDAVTDSNPHLASCCQLLELLLRKGLQQPVLSLVHRDYWQCFEQITHQDACGRLSALSLAVEQTKACKKLISAQGRGRFLLRLALSRKILPQFITHLLHTPRVLEWYSPAVSILRNEEFLEPFMSLLLVLSHKEFKLVMENCSFLDESWLLPVYETYDVVPCRDVGLVLRYLRGRVFVLDLTPGSQADFDKFICRGDVIDEINGTSLRNSKSGQAGVVLSQLKGCPLSLSVVRWKAQDGTVFRPLIKLLQLLRMENPDLQLGPTPPQHPSSKGQISSPTQCLKEGRIVYIVQFMGKANIGMFGDKEVLQHAIPQVLQKNLQSKEVLLDLKETHLTCTERSSKVDLFVHHYPEISCVGRLNQPDYTIFAFCVADSPETPCRQASAVWF, encoded by the exons ATGAACGCACCTGTGCGCCTCAATATGGCACCAAAGGACCCTCTGCTCGGCACCCTCAAAG TGTGCGTGCTGAATCTGCAGGCAGATGGGGACGCTGTGACAGACAGCAACCCTCACCTcgcatcctgctgtcagctgctggAACTGCTCCTCAGGAAGGGTCTACAGC AGCCAGTTCTCAGTCTGGTGCACAGAGATTATTGGCAGTGTTTTGAACAGATTACCCACCAAGATGCCTGTGGCAG GTTGTCTGCTTTGTCCTTGGCTGTGGAACAGACCAAAGCTTGCAAGAAGTTGATCTCTGCTCAGGGAAGAGGCCGATTCCTGCTCAGGCTGGCCCTCAGCCGCAAGATTCTGCCACAGTTCATtacacacctgctgcacacgCCAAGAGTCCTGGAG TGGTACAGTCCAGCCGTATCCATTCTCAGAAATGAGGAGTTTTTAG AACCTTTCATGTCACTGCTGCTCGTCTTGTCTCACAAAGAGTTCAAACTGGTCATGGAG AATTGCAGTTTTCTGGATGAGAGCTGGCTCCTTCCA GTATACGAGACTTATGATGTGGTGCCCTGCAGAGATGTAGGGTTAGTTTTAAG GTATCTCAGGGGACGTGTCTTTGTCCTTGACCTGACACCTGGTAGTCAGGCTGACTTTGACAAGTTCATTTGTCGTGGCGATGTCATTGATGAAATCAATGGAACATCATTGAGGAATTCCAAAAGCGGACAG GCAGGTGTTGTTCTGTCACAGCTGAAAGGCTGCCCACTGTCTTTGTCTGTCGTGCGATGGAAGGCTCAGGATGGAACAGTTTTCCGGCCTCTCATCAAACTTCTGCAACTACTGCGGATGGAGAACCCTGATCTGCAGCTAGGGCCAACCCCACCCCAACATCCATCCTCCAAGGGACAGATTAGCTCTCCGACACAATGTCTTAAAGAAGGGAG AATTGTGTACATAGTGCAGTTTATGGGGAAAGCAAATATTGGAATG TTTGGAGACAAGGAGGTGCTGCAGCATGCTATTCCTCAGGTGTTGCAGAAAAACCTGCAAAGCAAG GAGGTGCTTCTGGATTTGAAAGAAACACATCTGACTTGCACAGAAAGAAGCAGCAAAGTG GACCTGTTTGTGCATCACTATCCTGAAATCTCATGCGTTGGCAGATTGAATCAACCAGATTACACAATATTTGCATTCTGTGTGGC AGACTCCCCAGAAACCCCCTGTCGACAGGCTTCTGCTGTGTGGTTCTGA
- the si:ch211-250n8.1 gene encoding uncharacterized protein si:ch211-250n8.1 isoform X3 — translation MNAPVRLNMAPKDPLLGTLKVCVLNLQADGDAVTDSNPHLASCCQLLELLLRKGLQQPVLSLVHRDYWQCFEQITHQDACGSCRLSALSLAVEQTKACKKLISAQGRGRFLLRLALSRKILPQFITHLLHTPRVLEWYSPAVSILRNEEFLEPFMSLLLVLSHKEFKLVMENCSFLDESWLLPVYETYDVVPCRDVGLVLRYLRGRVFVLDLTPGSQADFDKFICRGDVIDEINGTSLRNSKSGQAGVVLSQLKGCPLSLSVVRWKAQDGTVFRPLIKLLQLLRMENPDLQLGPTPPQHPSSKGQISSPTQCLKEGRIVYIVQFMGKANIGMEVLLDLKETHLTCTERSSKVDLFVHHYPEISCVGRLNQPDYTIFAFCVADSPETPCRQASAVWF, via the exons ATGAACGCACCTGTGCGCCTCAATATGGCACCAAAGGACCCTCTGCTCGGCACCCTCAAAG TGTGCGTGCTGAATCTGCAGGCAGATGGGGACGCTGTGACAGACAGCAACCCTCACCTcgcatcctgctgtcagctgctggAACTGCTCCTCAGGAAGGGTCTACAGC AGCCAGTTCTCAGTCTGGTGCACAGAGATTATTGGCAGTGTTTTGAACAGATTACCCACCAAGATGCCTGTGGCAG TTGCAGGTTGTCTGCTTTGTCCTTGGCTGTGGAACAGACCAAAGCTTGCAAGAAGTTGATCTCTGCTCAGGGAAGAGGCCGATTCCTGCTCAGGCTGGCCCTCAGCCGCAAGATTCTGCCACAGTTCATtacacacctgctgcacacgCCAAGAGTCCTGGAG TGGTACAGTCCAGCCGTATCCATTCTCAGAAATGAGGAGTTTTTAG AACCTTTCATGTCACTGCTGCTCGTCTTGTCTCACAAAGAGTTCAAACTGGTCATGGAG AATTGCAGTTTTCTGGATGAGAGCTGGCTCCTTCCA GTATACGAGACTTATGATGTGGTGCCCTGCAGAGATGTAGGGTTAGTTTTAAG GTATCTCAGGGGACGTGTCTTTGTCCTTGACCTGACACCTGGTAGTCAGGCTGACTTTGACAAGTTCATTTGTCGTGGCGATGTCATTGATGAAATCAATGGAACATCATTGAGGAATTCCAAAAGCGGACAG GCAGGTGTTGTTCTGTCACAGCTGAAAGGCTGCCCACTGTCTTTGTCTGTCGTGCGATGGAAGGCTCAGGATGGAACAGTTTTCCGGCCTCTCATCAAACTTCTGCAACTACTGCGGATGGAGAACCCTGATCTGCAGCTAGGGCCAACCCCACCCCAACATCCATCCTCCAAGGGACAGATTAGCTCTCCGACACAATGTCTTAAAGAAGGGAG AATTGTGTACATAGTGCAGTTTATGGGGAAAGCAAATATTGGAATG GAGGTGCTTCTGGATTTGAAAGAAACACATCTGACTTGCACAGAAAGAAGCAGCAAAGTG GACCTGTTTGTGCATCACTATCCTGAAATCTCATGCGTTGGCAGATTGAATCAACCAGATTACACAATATTTGCATTCTGTGTGGC AGACTCCCCAGAAACCCCCTGTCGACAGGCTTCTGCTGTGTGGTTCTGA
- the si:ch211-250n8.1 gene encoding uncharacterized protein si:ch211-250n8.1 isoform X1, with translation MNAPVRLNMAPKDPLLGTLKVCVLNLQADGDAVTDSNPHLASCCQLLELLLRKGLQQPVLSLVHRDYWQCFEQITHQDACGSCRLSALSLAVEQTKACKKLISAQGRGRFLLRLALSRKILPQFITHLLHTPRVLEWYSPAVSILRNEEFLEPFMSLLLVLSHKEFKLVMENCSFLDESWLLPVYETYDVVPCRDVGLVLRYLRGRVFVLDLTPGSQADFDKFICRGDVIDEINGTSLRNSKSGQAGVVLSQLKGCPLSLSVVRWKAQDGTVFRPLIKLLQLLRMENPDLQLGPTPPQHPSSKGQISSPTQCLKEGRIVYIVQFMGKANIGMFGDKEVLQHAIPQVLQKNLQSKEVLLDLKETHLTCTERSSKVDLFVHHYPEISCVGRLNQPDYTIFAFCVADSPETPCRQASAVWF, from the exons ATGAACGCACCTGTGCGCCTCAATATGGCACCAAAGGACCCTCTGCTCGGCACCCTCAAAG TGTGCGTGCTGAATCTGCAGGCAGATGGGGACGCTGTGACAGACAGCAACCCTCACCTcgcatcctgctgtcagctgctggAACTGCTCCTCAGGAAGGGTCTACAGC AGCCAGTTCTCAGTCTGGTGCACAGAGATTATTGGCAGTGTTTTGAACAGATTACCCACCAAGATGCCTGTGGCAG TTGCAGGTTGTCTGCTTTGTCCTTGGCTGTGGAACAGACCAAAGCTTGCAAGAAGTTGATCTCTGCTCAGGGAAGAGGCCGATTCCTGCTCAGGCTGGCCCTCAGCCGCAAGATTCTGCCACAGTTCATtacacacctgctgcacacgCCAAGAGTCCTGGAG TGGTACAGTCCAGCCGTATCCATTCTCAGAAATGAGGAGTTTTTAG AACCTTTCATGTCACTGCTGCTCGTCTTGTCTCACAAAGAGTTCAAACTGGTCATGGAG AATTGCAGTTTTCTGGATGAGAGCTGGCTCCTTCCA GTATACGAGACTTATGATGTGGTGCCCTGCAGAGATGTAGGGTTAGTTTTAAG GTATCTCAGGGGACGTGTCTTTGTCCTTGACCTGACACCTGGTAGTCAGGCTGACTTTGACAAGTTCATTTGTCGTGGCGATGTCATTGATGAAATCAATGGAACATCATTGAGGAATTCCAAAAGCGGACAG GCAGGTGTTGTTCTGTCACAGCTGAAAGGCTGCCCACTGTCTTTGTCTGTCGTGCGATGGAAGGCTCAGGATGGAACAGTTTTCCGGCCTCTCATCAAACTTCTGCAACTACTGCGGATGGAGAACCCTGATCTGCAGCTAGGGCCAACCCCACCCCAACATCCATCCTCCAAGGGACAGATTAGCTCTCCGACACAATGTCTTAAAGAAGGGAG AATTGTGTACATAGTGCAGTTTATGGGGAAAGCAAATATTGGAATG TTTGGAGACAAGGAGGTGCTGCAGCATGCTATTCCTCAGGTGTTGCAGAAAAACCTGCAAAGCAAG GAGGTGCTTCTGGATTTGAAAGAAACACATCTGACTTGCACAGAAAGAAGCAGCAAAGTG GACCTGTTTGTGCATCACTATCCTGAAATCTCATGCGTTGGCAGATTGAATCAACCAGATTACACAATATTTGCATTCTGTGTGGC AGACTCCCCAGAAACCCCCTGTCGACAGGCTTCTGCTGTGTGGTTCTGA
- the LOC130539329 gene encoding histone H3.3A — MARTKQTARKSTGGKAPRKQLATKAARKSAPSTGGVKKPHRYRPGTVALREIRRYQKSTELLIRKLPFQRLVREIAQDFKTDLRFQSAAIGALQEASEAYLVGLFEDTNLCAIHAKRVTIMPKDIQLARRIRGERA; from the exons ATGGCCCGTACCAAACAGACTGCCCGTAAATCCACCGGAGGAAAGGCTCCAAGGAAGCAGCTGGCTACCAAGGCCGCCAGGAAGAGTGCCCCATCCACTGGTGGAGTGAAGAAACCGCATCGTTACAG GCCTGGTACTGTGGCTCTCAGGGAGATCCGTCGTTACCAGAAGTCAACCGAATTGCTCATCCGCAAACTGCCCTTCCAGCGTCTGGTGAGAGAAATTGCCCAGGATTTCAAGACTGATCTGCGCTTCCAGAGTGCAGCTATTGGAGCTCTCCAA GAAGCCAGTGAGGCTTACTTGGTGGGTCTGTTTGAGGACACCAACTTGTGCGCCATCCACGCCAAACGCGTCACCATCATGCCCAAAGACATCCAGCTGGCTCGTAGGATAAGAGGAGAGAGGGCCTAA